CAGCCATTGTAATCACCGCAGAAACGGATGATGAAGCCAAGTATTTGGCAGCTCCTCTTGAATTACTATGGGCTAGGATGTACGCGGGTACCCTAATGCAAGGACAGCCATTTCCTAGTTTGGAAGAAGCGCATTCACATGTTTATTCTTCAGCAGAAAAAGAAGCACGTAAAGAAAACAGGAATCGGTTCATTATCGGAGGGATTAAAACAGTTTCTGATCAATTAAGAAATCTGGCATCAGAGACCATGGTCGATGAAGTAATGTTATGGGAAGCATATACAGACAAAGTTGCGCGTCATAAAGCGTACAAACTGTTAGCCGATGAATTCAAGCTTTCTTCAACACATTAAATTTAGAGAACTTTGACTTAGCCAAACTGTGTTTTCATAACTGTACTCTTGGTGAATAGTAAATAGAAAACACCTTGTACATTTAAGCAGCCAGTCACCGAAGTTTAATCAGCAACTGGCTGCTTGGTATTGACTAAAATTCAAAAATAAGCTAATCAAGTGAATCCGAATCCCTATCTAGATCAGCCACTATATCTTGTAAAGTTACTTGTTCAAGTACTTTTTCCAATGCTCTTTGTGCCAATGAAAAAATAGGTTCAATCGTCACTTGGAGGTTTTTACCAACCGGACAATCTGGGTTTGGTTTCTCTTGAATATTAAATAAAGTATTGTCATTCACTGCATTCACTGCTTTGTAAACATCGAATAATGTTATTTCACTTAGATTTCGTGCGAGTTTAGCCCCTGCTTTTCCATGGGTTACATTCACCAATCCTGATTTTTTTAACATCCCCATAATTTTACGGATCATTACAGGGTGTGTATTTACGCTGTCTGCAATCATTTCAGATGAGTTATTTCCTTCTTTATTAATCTCCAACAACGACAAAATGTGTATACCTATATAAAACCGAGAACTTACGGACATTTTTTCACCCCAGTGGTACAAGAATAATTTGAGTTACTTATAAAATATTTAACCTGGATATTCCAAGGATGCGGTAATAACATTCTAACATGTATTTAGAATGTTACAATGAGAGTTGTAATATTTCAGGGAGCACACCTGTGTTTAACCATTGGAGTCTATCCAATATAAAAACTGGACCAAGCAGGGAATAAATTCGCTTGATCCAGATTAACGTAGAAAATGAAAGGTACCTTTTTCTTAGAGAAATTCTCTTCATGTAACTTTAAATTAGATTAATTCAGCAAATTTTTCTTCTAACTTCTCAGCTATCATAGCGCCACCGCCGAGATTATACAATCCATCCTCTTTTTTCAAGAACAGTGTTGGATAACTTCTTGCTCCAAGGTTGGCGGCAATTAAAAAT
This DNA window, taken from Paenibacillus kribbensis, encodes the following:
- a CDS encoding LLM class flavin-dependent oxidoreductase translates to MVIALTAYALRRSQEVVNFPEQLNELLSFFSRNFASDHPFRNIEVISGEPAIPELYMLGSSDGGLNFAVKEGLGLAFASYLSPQMTVPVLRAYKERFKPSVFMSVPRSIISAIVITAETDDEAKYLAAPLELLWARMYAGTLMQGQPFPSLEEAHSHVYSSAEKEARKENRNRFIIGGIKTVSDQLRNLASETMVDEVMLWEAYTDKVARHKAYKLLADEFKLSSTH
- a CDS encoding Rrf2 family transcriptional regulator; amino-acid sequence: MSVSSRFYIGIHILSLLEINKEGNNSSEMIADSVNTHPVMIRKIMGMLKKSGLVNVTHGKAGAKLARNLSEITLFDVYKAVNAVNDNTLFNIQEKPNPDCPVGKNLQVTIEPIFSLAQRALEKVLEQVTLQDIVADLDRDSDSLD